From one Cynocephalus volans isolate mCynVol1 chromosome X, mCynVol1.pri, whole genome shotgun sequence genomic stretch:
- the LOC134368664 gene encoding testis-specific Y-encoded protein 9-like, translating into MKSLEALQLEMEPVNNQARTAFACLRQNLVQRRRTLLGHRRSIIQGIPGFWAKAIVNHPEMLAMISDEDEDLLSYVIDLEVEEIRHPIHCCKIMMFFRDNPYFRNKVIIKEYLINVTGYTASHSTPVQWYQDYEHEAYSRRHHNSSVNFFFNWFSDHNFAGSNRIAEIICEDLWLNPLRYHMRMQVPGQGTERA; encoded by the exons ATGAag TCGCTGGAGGCCCTTCAGTTAGAGATGGAGCCCGTGAACAACCAAGCCAGGACGGCCTTTGCTTGTTTGAGGCAGAACCTGGTGCAGAGACGTAGGACTCTTCTCGGTCACCGAAGGTCCATCATCcagggcatccctggcttctgggccaaagcc attgtgaaccaccccgagatgttggccatgatcagcgatgaagatgaagacttgcttagctacgtgatcgacttggag gtggaggaaatcaggcatcccattcactgctgcaagatCATGATGTTCTTTCGGGACAACCCGTACTTCcggaataaagtgattattaaggaatatctcattaatgtcaccg gatatacggcatctcattccactccagttcagtggtatcaggattatgaacatgaggcttatagccgcaggcaccacaacagcagtgttaacttcttcttcaactggttttctgaccacaactttgcaggatctaacaggatcgctgag atcatctgtgaagacctatggctcaatcccctgcggtaccacatgaggatgcaggtgcctggacagggaaccgagagggca